The Microcaecilia unicolor chromosome 3, aMicUni1.1, whole genome shotgun sequence nucleotide sequence cagctgccaaggggtcccaatttttgagggagattttagtacatgcccacAGCCCCGCCCACTTTGCACTGGCCCCACCCACTCtatatggctccaccccctggcacacctcaaacccacagccatttcagaaaataatttatttaatagcctaacacccttttctattagctttcagaggccaaaacctcctgcctcaggtcagtataatgctgttatggtatcctctcctgaacTGAGGAattattggtctctgaaactttattaacacaactaccatattactttatcctaaattaaaaataaaattattttctttaccttggttgtatggccatttactttttctaattgtgttgctcccagtctcttgattctgctttccttcgttttctcttaactcttttCCCAGGgcttcctggccatttgtcatttttctctcctttttctttgctttcttcaatatttttctgcctctctctctctgtccagatttaattcattcttactatccattctttaatttccctctttttacttcatctacctatggcttttcatcttttcctcacccttgttgtCCCCGGGCCCctccctcttattctccagtctttcacaactccccttttccatccagcagttctcctctttctctccccatccttccagtgtctcccctctttctttctgcatccttccatcctctttctccctacccttccatccagggtcttcccatccttccacccatctaccctctctcccccctccttctatccagtgtctctctctctgtacccttttctgttcagtgtcccttctctctccacatccttccagtctctcccttttctctctgcGTCCTTTcgtccatctcccctctttctctccctatccttccatccagcgtctttctctccccatccttccatgttttccttctctctctccccatactTCCATCAGTcttccatctttctctccccatccatcatctatccccctttcccgatccctccatccagtgtctctctctttcccgttctttccatccagtatctgtctACCCTTACATTAAtttcccccctctttctccccatccttcaatgtctcttgttctctccctacccttcctgtGCAGCTTCTACATTCTGATAGAAACAATGTGTGTGAGTCTGAGCAAAAGTGAAAGTTCACATCGACACCTGTTCTTCTGAGCTTAAACATGCGTCTTTCAAAAATGTAAGTGCAAATAATTTGTGAAAAGctcatatttaaaggcacagaagaacaGAGCTAGTGTGTGCTTGCAgttctttgaataccatttctggcaccggtatctctcccaaatcttcctcggtgaagacggaagcaaagaattcatttaatctctccgttatgactttgtcttccctgattgccccttttactcctcggtcatctagcggtccaactgatttttttttgccggcttcttgcttttaacatacccccccccaaaaaaaaaaaaaaaaaattactaaatgtttttgcctccaatgggAAAGGGAATTCTGGATCCTATCATAGACATTGGACTTTCCCTATGGATTTGTATCACGATGCAGAATTTTTACCCTATCAAAGCAAAATGGCAAGATTATAGGGCATTTAATGATCAACATAGGGATGATGTAATACCATATTGGGAAGATGCGAAAGCAGTATTAAGGGGTGATATTATTGCCTTtagtgctagaaaaaaaaaaagaagagatgcAACCATCCTACAGCTGAAGAAACAAGTGGTACACTATCGTCAACTTTATGGGAAAGTTCCAACTGTCAAAAATGGATATCGTTTATTagcagcccagaactcttaatgaacTAATTCAAAGAGCCAAAAAAAATCAGCTATATATTATCAATATCAACTCCATGGGAACAAGGTGTGCAGATTGTTGGCACGGTTAGTACGTCAGAATAAAGGCTTAAGGAAAATTTTGGCACTCTGCTCTGGTGGTGGCCATCTGGTCCATACGGATGGTGAAACTGTTCAGATTTTTCGAACTTACTATAACAAATTGTATACAATTGATCCATTAAAAGAAATGGATCCAGATACTTATTTGAATAGTTTAGACCTACCCATCTTTTCCACTGCTCAGTCAGCAGCTCTATCTGGGAACCGTATATAATGGCCTTGTTCCCGAGAGTTCATAGTTTATTAATGAACCAGGCCTTGGTTTAGCTTGCTCAGCATGTAATGTAtatggggggaggtaggggtgtGTATAGGATAGGGTAATGTAGATGTTCGTATGGGGGCTGGAGGCTACTACTTCACTGCTATGAGGGGCCACTATAGAACTGTTACAGGAAACCCATTTATCCTCACAAGAACACAACACAACTATTCGAGGTTGTTacaacacgtgcggactgtgaaatattgcaggaagaccttaggaaattggaagactgggcgtccaaatggaagatgaaatttagggtggtggactttggtcctggggaactgaggaactgagttcgattcccggcacaggcagctccttgtgactctgggcaagtcacttaacccttcattgccctatgtaagccgcattgagcctgccatgagtgggaaagcgcggggtacaaatgtaacaaaaataaataaaaataaatgtggacaaatgcagggTGATGCATATTGAaaataataatctgaatcacagttacctgctGTCTGATGAAGACAATGGGCCCCCCAGCCCAGAAGGCTGGCATCTGAAGTCACCACAAACAAATTTTGAGTGTGCAATGATAGGCCTGCCTGTATGTTCGGAGATGAAGCCACCACTTCAAACTGATTGTGGCCTGAGGAGTCCAGGGCAGCAAAACTCCATAATCCTCAGACACTAGCAATTTAAAGGAGAAATTACTCACAACTTCAGTGCAGGAAGTGCTGGTCTGTTCACCTCAAAGCCACTTCATAGATCCCCAaaaaagcagagaaatatccctttgttttttttaacgaaggcaggagaaaatatttttgggaagGAATAGAGgcagagtggtggtggtggtagggaagaagggagggacctTGCACCACAACTTAAGCTTTCTAGAACCTCAATCCCAAACTCGGCTGAACCTTTTCAAGAAAGGACAGGAAACTACCAAAGGAATAGTCAGAGCTGTGCACGTGTTTCTATAAGCctactggagatagagaataataGTTGAGCCAGGCTGCACAGGGATTTCAAAAAATCTCCCAGCCCAAAATAGCCCAAGATGAGCGAGGGGGTGTCCCTCATGGTCACTGCTGTGCAGCTGCTTGCTCAGCCTCCTCCTCCAATCTCACGTAGTTACTGCTCACTGCCTGTCGCACAGCTGACGACCTCATTACCCACCTAACCCTCCTAGTGGTCAAATTTGGAATCAGGAGGCTTGAGAGGAACCCAAGCCTTACTCCAGcaccaaatttgaccaataggagacAGAGCTGGAAACCGCCAAAAAAAAGTGCCCGCAAGCCACCCAACTACGCGGGAAAACCAAAGTGTTGGCTTAGCAACCTTATGTTCGAAGCACAGCTCATTAGCACTCTCCaccgccacctgctggtagataggcATAATCCATTAGTCTAGACCAGGGggtcttcaggacacacctagccagtcaggttttcaggatatgcacaatgaatatgcatgagatacatttgcatgcactacctccattgtatgaagatctctctcatgaatattcattgtgagtatcctgaaacccCCAGCTGGttaagtgtgtcctgaggactgcgtTGAGAACCCCTTGTCAGGGCTGATCCTTTGGAGATATAATGGAACTTAAAATTACCCATGGCATGGATTTTAATGTCAGgtgtgaaactttttttttttcattgcatgTTTAGAAAGCTGTTGAAATTTAGACCCTCAATCAAAACATGACTTGTTAAAAATTGATGTTGGAGGGTGTGAAGGCTTATTTGGAATGTAGGGTTTGATTGTAATGGGGGATGGAGAGGGGCTTTAAGAGCAGTGTGCATTAGACGTTtaccctttttttgttgttgttgtaagcCATTGAAATGTACTGAAAGGAAGTAAAGAATAATTCAGAAAAAAAGGGTCCATTGGAGGTGCTTCTGTATATAAACCGAGCTGCAGCCATGACATGAGCTCCAGAGACCGTCTGTCTCTTGTTGACGTGCTGGAGGGGGCCTTTCTACTCCCTGCTTCTGACGCCACTGTGGTTGATTTTTTTCCACTTCCTCTTCTGCTGTAATTTCAGTTCCAACTTACTTCAGGACAGCATGCCTTGTGGTTTCTGCCTATTTAAGTCACGCTTACCATTGAAAAGCCTCAGTACATGGCTTCCTTTTTGCTTCTGAGGATGACTTCAGCAACACTAGTCCAAGAATAGTTtgttccccccaccccaagacAGTAATTAACTATATCATTACCCATCTGCAGCTGAGTTTTGGTCCTGTGACAGCTGACTCAACTGCTGTAGAGCCCCCTCCCCTTCTGTTCAGTCGATTTTGAACAAAATTATGACACAGATGCATAAAGAATATATCAATTCTTTTAAAGAGTTAACAGAAGTCAGAAAAGAACAAATAAATATCTTTTTACATTTTACTTCAGTAACCAGCTTTTTACAGGTTCTTAAATCCAACAGGAGCAGATCAAGCTACCTACATAAAGGCCCAGGTTTTGAGTGCTGCGTTACGCTGGCTCTAGCCAGCTGTCAGAACTAGTTTCCAGCTTAAGAGCGTGCAACTGAAATGAAGATTCCCAGGGGCTTGGATGCCCACTGAAGAAAGCAAGGAGCCCCAGGAAGTTCCTGCACTTACTAAAGACAACTCCAAGATGTCTGATGTCACCTCCTTCAAGGTGTGTGTAACCAACCCTGGTTTTTCAGGAAAAATATTTAGATTATAATTGGAGGTTCCTTGCTTAATAAAGTCAATATTATAttgcataatttaaaaaaaaaatatatatatatttttaaattatgcaaTACCTTCAGTTTTCCACCGTCATATTTCAGCCTGcaaggggtccccccccccccccccccccaatgctcttCTGTCCCTCTTTGGTTCTCATGTAGACATGTGCAAGAGAACCAAAATTTGTCCATGAGGGCTAGCAAGAGCCCATCCTGTACACACCGTGCCAATGTGCAGTATGAACTAGACAACTAAACAAGAAAAACGAAGCAGCCCTGCTGTCCAGACATTTACTTTCGATCCAAGCCACAGACCTCCACAGAAAAATAGCTTACTGCATTGATGAAGCTGTTGCAACTATTTCTGTATTTTCACTCAATTGGCTTCCAATATTTATATTGCTTTTATATGCTTTTACCTCTCCAATTAAGATCACTTACACTTCTGTGGTCCCTATCCCCAGCACGCACTGTAAGCTTGCAGGTGGACAACATTCCCTGCAGCAGGAACCAGGGTAGCGCAGAGAAGCCAGATGAGCAAGCCTTTCAATGCACATGCTCCCTGTTTGGAAAATTGCACATGATTATGGTCAcacccatccaggggcgtagccagacagcagattttgggtgggcctaggcaagaagtgggtgggcacaaagtgttctccccctcccaccaaaaaaagatctcagctggtgggaaaatgcttctctccaccttggcagtctgcagcaggcatgtgctgaaaactgagcatgcacagttgccagtatcatggagagtagcattttcattaccatcagggagaagtcttcagctggtggagcttgggatccccacctgctatcgctaaacatatgctactggtgggtgggcctgagccctaagtgggtgggccctagcccacctgtggctacgccactgcacccatCAGGCAATTATTCATAGGAGTCTTAAGGTAATTAGGCTAAAAATGGAGTCGATTGATGCCAACCATCAGAAGGAAGCTTTCACGACTATCCCCATCTCACAACCAATAGTGAGGCAGCTTTCATATGCCCTTACCTCCCTGAGATTTAACTGAACTAGCCAATTTCCTCAACAAAAAACTAAGTCATAGGAGGGATTCCAGAAGGCTGAGACACCAAAGTCACATGAAATATGTTAGCCAGGGTGACTGGGGCATTCTGTGGCACAAATCTAACAAAAACCAGATCAATGGTTCAGAGTTACTAGGGGAGCAGAAAAACAATCTTACAACTAGTTTCCTTGTAACCCACAATAACAGTGCAAAGCAGAACTCTTGAGGCAGGTAATTCTTCATAAGAGGTACCCAAAGTAGCTTGTGACCACCACTGGTCCTAAACAAACAGTAGTTTTGAGAACGTGAGTAAGGCACGAGCTGAAAGACCACAAAACAGAGGGGTAGAGACATTGCTACAAACATGGAAAGTGCTACAAGTCATGAAAAGAAACTGGTGGAGTTAGAGCACAAGAACAAGTGGCCCTTTTCTATCATTACCACTAAACTTAGAAAACTGATTTTCTGTTTGCCGTCATCTCAGTCACGGAGTGTTCAGTCATGGCAGTGGGGCTTCAGTTTGTACAGGGCTATGGAAGCACCTGTCACTGCTGTACAAGCACAAGGGGAAGGGAAAGCCAAGGCACTTAAACATTTCCAAATATCTGGGTTGAGgacagaagagggagggagaactgGCTTGACGCATGAAGAATTTTCGTTTCTCTGTTTGCTATTGCTCCATTAGCTTGCAgttccttaccccctcccccaactgctATGTTGAACAAAGCATCAGTTGCAAGGCCTATTGTGGGAAGGTTGAAAACAGCTGTAGCAGCAAATTTTAAAGTAATTCAATTACCATGTAAAAACAATCCTTAAAAGGAGCCCTTTTGTCAGTATGATTTAGATTATGAGCTTGAAACATATTTTCAACTTTTCTGAAAGCTGCTACTTTCATGGGGGAGTCACTGTGCCGATTCTCAGAGCCATGTGAAAAGCACCACAGCGATAGTGCAAAGACTAAATTGTAAAGAGAGACAGAATGATCCTAGGGAGGAGATTTTTAAGTACAGCTTGCAGTGACATAAAAATGTGTAAACTTTCTATTAAAAAGTGCAAACAAAATTAAGTTCACCTCCATCCCTGTTAAACCAAAACCACTTAGCTGAGGCCCAGATAGAAAGTTGGGTTGCCAAACAGGTTAGAGACGCATCTGGTGAAAACTGGTGGTGTCATCTGTGTAGCTGAGGACAGGTGATGTGTATGGATGTTAGGGAGATAAGATTGAGGCTTTAAGGGCTCTGAAGTAAAATAAACTTCAAGGGAAAATAATTAAAACCGACATTCTCACCTCAACACTGATCCTTCACGCATTTAAGTAGTTTCTTCATGGTCATAAAGTAACAAACTAAGTGgtacattttttaaactctgtcaacacttacaaaataaatatatataacttAAACAAAAATAGATTTGTCAGACTATGCTTACAAGtgactctcctcctcctccaatgatCTGTTCAGTCCAGGTATAAATTTTAAGAGTTTCTGACGAAAACTTTTGTGCTTGGATTTCTTAGGTATCATAAGGTTGCTTTGGTCGTGGGATTTGTTCCAGCCGCGGTCTCCAGTATACGTACACTTGAGACTGGTGCTTCGAGTCAGCGAGGACTTCTGGGGCTTTGTATTACTCTTGCCTCTGTCATCCAGAGAGTCTACAGATTCAAAATAGCAGGTCTGGTACAAAGAGTCATCGCTGTCCCCAGCCGTGCTGCTTATGCCGCTTGCACTGCTGTATGTACTCCCTGCTGAAAGGGCGCCCGATAGGAGTCTTGTGTCATACAGGCAAGGCCTCACTGATTCCAGGGTGTCATAAATGCTGGGGTCCTTCACAACTATCCCTGGGGAGTGCGGGAGGGgagaaagtaaaaataaatgcacacaTCATTAGAACAGTTTTCAAGGATGCCTGGCAACATTTTACTGGACAAAATTAATACACTTCCTGTCTAGATTTTGGGAGCTATATTGCTGCCTTCTGATTGAAGTTTCTTGAGAAAATGTATACAGTTTTTGGTTTATAAACATTTCTGCACACTGAAGGATTAACACAGAAACCCCATTCATTTATCCCAGTGAAATGTCACCAGTGTACTTAAGGTGTAGCCGATTTCTCAGGAAATGGAGGAGCTTATGAAGACAGCTACCATCCACCTTCACCACTTATAGAAAAGGACTGCTAGAAGGTGCTCCCTGCAAAAATAAACTCAGTTGGTTCCTTACCATGTACCAGTCTCTGCTCTTGAACCATAAGAGATCGATATTCTCCCCACTTCTCATACAGAGTTTGCTACAAAGCAACCATAAGCCAATTAGAGACATGCATCAAGGACTCCCCACCCAGCCCTTCCATCAAGAATCAGGTTGGACTTTCCCTCTCACCTTCAGGTACTGCAGCCGGGCCTCCAGTTCTGCTCTTCTAATACCTGCTCCGTACATGGTCTCAAGCCTGTCGGGTCATTAGAGGGGAAGTAGTTACTTTAATCAGCACTATGACAAAGGCTGTTACAGTGAAGTATTCAagcttcaaaatggcaccaagCAATGGTATGGAAGGAATATTTAAATAAATCTCCTGACCAAAAAAAAGCAGCAACATaccaatggggagggggggagcaggaggGGGCCAGGACTCTGGGTGCCACCCAAGGGAGTGCTAGAGGTGGAGCTAGTAAGTAAAAAAGTTCACAACCATTATGAtgtgctgtttgtgtgtgtggtgtgtgtgtgtgaggggggggggggggtgcaaatgtAAACTCTAGACCCAGGGGGCTGAACACTCATGGTATGCCACTGTAGAAAGGTGTTCTAGGagaaccaagaggggcataatcgaacggggcgcccaagttttcatgagggcatcctcgcaggatggccccgtaaaagtgcggggcaacccgtattatcgaaccaagatgggtgtccatcgtttgtttcgataatacggtcggggacgcccaaatcatgaaatttaggtcgaccttagagatggttgtccccggtttttggcaataatggaaacagaggacgcccatctcaaaaacgaccaaatccaagccatttggtggtgggaggagccagcatttgtagtgcactggtccccctcacatgccaggacaccaaccgggcaccctagggggcactgcagaaaaaggacccaggtgcatagctcccttaccatgggtgctgagccccccccaaccccacaaaacccactccccacaactgtacaccactaccatagcccttagggatgaagggaggcacctacatagggtctctggtgagttttggagggctcacatttaccaccagaactgtaacaggttgggggggggggggatgggcctgggtcggcctgcctgaagtacattgcacccactacaactgctccaggtaccggcatactgctgcgatgaacctgagtatggcatttgaggttggcaaaaaagtattttcaaagattttttttttagggtgggagggggttagtgaccactgggggagtaaggggaggtgatcctcaattccctctggtggtcatctggtcagttcgggcacctttttgatgcttggtttaaaaaaaaaaaaaaatggaccaagtcggccaagtgtttgtcagggacacccttcttttttcctttatcaaccaaggacacccatctcctaagcacaccccagtcctgccttcgctacactgccaacacgctcccgtgaactttggtcatccccacgacggaaagcagttgagggtgcccaaaatcggctttcgattatgccgatttgggcgaccttgcgagaaggatgcccattccTGTCCCAACATCACACTGTGCTTCCAATGGGTAGAGAAGTCTTTGAATGTGAAAATGCCATATTTAACCACAGGCTGTTTCTACCCatctcagatttatttatttttttaaacagtcacaaagggtccttttactaggctgcagtaagcactaatgcatgcttaccgcaggttcAAAAGCACTACTGTGGGGCATGCTAGGGGCAGACAGTAGgcgtgttctgcgctaatcagttactgCTGCTACATCATTGTGcgctgattagcacatggttacaTAAcgtgtggcagtaagggctcatgtgctaatggggaaattagcgcatggccgatGGCCTCCGTGTGCGGAAAAGAACCAAGCTGGGTAAAGCGCTGGCAGCATTTTAGTActtcttaataaaagggcctccaa carries:
- the GRASP gene encoding general receptor for phosphoinositides 1-associated scaffold protein, whose product is MTFRRLRKLHPKEEPAGGSFPSSKAAEMYRALAASGGTLPRARKGCGTKGMILESPEQQRQIITLEKEADTTFGFEIQTYGLHHQDKNTVEMFTFVCRVHEGSPAQLAGLKPGYTINTVNGINVEGVRHREIVEIIKASGNNIRLETMYGAGIRRAELEARLQYLKQTLYEKWGEYRSLMVQEQRLVHGIVVKDPSIYDTLESVRPCLYDTRLLSGALSAGSTYSSASGISSTAGDSDDSLYQTCYFESVDSLDDRGKSNTKPQKSSLTRSTSLKCTYTGDRGWNKSHDQSNLMIPKKSKHKSFRQKLLKFIPGLNRSLEEEESHL